A single Xylella taiwanensis DNA region contains:
- a CDS encoding PAS domain-containing sensor histidine kinase: MLHTLDAGFCIVQVVLEDDHPVDGIFRLTNISFGRHLRLGSVVGQSLRDIMPEYEPEWIERYAGIALTGQRVHFEARARALRRWYSVEVMRVGPPDERLVGVLFMDITEHKRMERRLAESELRFNILADGLPMPVWVFDAQGVMRFVNTAYGEFFGVDLTSGTVPGWDAVLHPEDVLIFEFKLSAALKKQSALRTLVRARRYDGQWRWIEMSATPRYSHDGQFIGLTGTSPDVTERREIELAREQLLKSERTARNEAENMARLKDEFLSTLSHELRTPLTTILGWSELLLQRIDEHHPSYKGLSVIASSAKVQKRLISDMLDLSSMLLGKMQLEVEVLDLVEQIREVIGSHEQLAESKGQTLLLRAPEIPCLVLGDATRLRQVFENLLSNAIKFTPNYGSIDVEIHTDGDCFRVSVTDSGDGIAAEFVPHLFSRFRQADGTTTRCHGGLGLGLAIVQNLVDMHGGHVGATSPGLGKGATFTVWLSRYVCAVNVTDTATCDRWVE; the protein is encoded by the coding sequence ATGCTGCACACCCTCGACGCTGGCTTTTGCATCGTGCAGGTGGTGCTGGAGGACGATCATCCGGTTGACGGTATATTCCGCCTGACCAACATCAGTTTTGGTCGCCATCTCCGGCTTGGTTCGGTGGTTGGGCAATCCCTGCGCGACATCATGCCCGAGTATGAGCCGGAATGGATTGAGCGTTATGCTGGGATTGCGTTGACTGGGCAGCGTGTGCACTTTGAGGCGCGCGCGCGCGCGCTGCGCCGTTGGTACTCGGTAGAAGTGATGCGGGTGGGACCACCCGACGAGCGGTTGGTGGGGGTCCTGTTTATGGATATCACCGAGCACAAGCGCATGGAACGTCGGTTGGCTGAGAGCGAGTTGCGTTTCAACATTCTGGCGGATGGGTTGCCGATGCCCGTGTGGGTATTCGATGCACAGGGCGTCATGCGGTTCGTCAATACGGCTTATGGAGAATTCTTCGGTGTCGATCTGACCAGTGGCACGGTTCCAGGTTGGGATGCGGTGTTGCATCCGGAGGATGTGCTGATATTCGAGTTCAAGTTGAGTGCAGCACTGAAGAAACAGAGCGCCCTGCGTACGTTGGTACGGGCACGCCGTTACGACGGGCAATGGCGTTGGATTGAGATGAGCGCCACGCCGCGTTACTCGCACGATGGTCAATTTATCGGTCTGACGGGGACCAGCCCGGATGTGACCGAGCGTCGCGAGATCGAGCTGGCGCGTGAGCAGTTGCTCAAATCCGAACGCACTGCGCGTAACGAAGCTGAGAATATGGCGCGGTTGAAGGATGAGTTTCTGTCCACGCTCTCGCACGAGTTACGTACCCCGTTAACGACGATCCTGGGTTGGAGTGAACTACTGCTGCAGCGCATTGATGAGCATCATCCCAGCTATAAAGGGTTGTCGGTCATTGCCAGCAGCGCCAAGGTTCAAAAGCGTTTGATCTCGGACATGCTAGATCTGAGCAGCATGCTCCTAGGCAAGATGCAGTTGGAAGTAGAGGTGCTGGATTTAGTGGAGCAGATCCGAGAGGTGATTGGGTCGCATGAGCAGCTTGCCGAGAGTAAGGGTCAAACGTTGCTTCTGAGAGCGCCGGAGATACCGTGCTTGGTGTTGGGCGATGCAACGCGTTTGCGGCAGGTATTCGAAAATTTGCTGTCCAACGCGATCAAATTCACTCCAAACTATGGCTCCATTGATGTGGAGATCCATACGGATGGTGACTGTTTTCGAGTATCGGTGACTGATTCTGGTGATGGTATCGCTGCCGAATTTGTACCGCACTTATTCAGCCGGTTCCGTCAGGCTGACGGTACGACGACACGTTGCCACGGTGGGCTTGGTCTGGGGTTGGCGATTGTGCAGAATCTGGTGGACATGCATGGTGGCCATGTTGGTGCGACCAGCCCGGGACTTGGCAAGGGCGCGACTTTCACGGTGTGGTTGTCGCGTTACGTATGCGCTGTCAATGTCACCGATACTGCGACCTGCGATCGATGGGTTGAATGA
- the alr gene encoding alanine racemase: MRPAHAVIDLDALRHNYRLARRVGGGKALAVVKADAYGHGAVWCAQALEAEADGFAVACIEEALELRQAGIRAPILLLEGFFEAEELELIAEHRLWTVIASPWQVRVLAAFHSPYPIGVWLKLDSGMHRLGLDPQEFREAWLSLCSLPQVGEMVLMTHLACADELDNPRTNEQAVVFAHASRGMAAPVSVCNSSGLLGWAGLPSDWARPGLMLYGVNPFPQERNSLTGPLRPVMMVYSKVIAVLELPAGEPVGYSACFVTERPTRVGVVAMGYADGYPQFASNGTPVLVDGRVCPLVGRVSMDMLTVDLTDHVQGKVGSQVQLWGVQPSAAELAARGDVSAYQLLCGLKRVRRCYLGEMGPV; this comes from the coding sequence GTGCGTCCCGCTCATGCTGTAATTGATTTGGATGCGTTACGGCACAATTATCGGCTTGCTCGCCGTGTTGGCGGCGGCAAGGCGCTGGCCGTGGTGAAGGCGGATGCGTATGGCCACGGTGCGGTGTGGTGCGCGCAGGCGCTGGAGGCCGAAGCGGATGGTTTTGCCGTGGCGTGTATCGAAGAAGCGTTGGAATTGCGTCAAGCCGGTATACGTGCACCGATCCTGTTGCTGGAAGGCTTCTTCGAGGCTGAGGAGCTGGAGCTGATTGCCGAGCACCGGCTGTGGACGGTGATTGCTTCGCCGTGGCAGGTGCGCGTGCTGGCGGCGTTCCACAGCCCGTATCCGATTGGGGTGTGGCTCAAGTTGGATAGCGGGATGCACCGGCTTGGCTTGGATCCGCAGGAGTTCCGGGAGGCGTGGCTGTCCCTCTGCAGTCTGCCGCAGGTGGGTGAGATGGTGTTGATGACTCATCTGGCTTGTGCTGATGAGTTGGACAATCCCCGTACCAACGAGCAGGCCGTGGTTTTTGCACATGCTTCCCGCGGGATGGCGGCACCAGTGAGTGTGTGTAATTCATCAGGTTTACTCGGCTGGGCAGGGTTGCCCAGTGATTGGGCCCGGCCTGGGTTGATGTTGTACGGCGTCAATCCTTTCCCACAGGAGAGGAATTCACTGACTGGGCCATTACGTCCGGTGATGATGGTGTATTCGAAGGTTATAGCGGTGCTTGAGCTGCCTGCCGGCGAGCCGGTTGGCTATAGTGCATGCTTCGTGACGGAGCGCCCGACCCGGGTTGGGGTGGTGGCGATGGGCTATGCGGACGGCTACCCGCAGTTTGCGTCAAATGGCACGCCGGTCCTGGTCGATGGTCGTGTCTGTCCGCTGGTTGGCCGGGTTTCGATGGACATGTTGACCGTAGATCTGACCGATCATGTGCAGGGGAAGGTTGGCAGCCAAGTGCAATTGTGGGGTGTGCAGCCGAGTGCGGCTGAACTTGCGGCACGCGGTGATGTGAGCGCTTACCAGTTGTTGTGTGGGCTCAAGCGGGTACGTCGGTGCTACCTGGGTGAGATGGGGCCAGTCTGA
- a CDS encoding D-amino acid dehydrogenase, translating to MRVLILGSGVIGTTSAWYLAKAGCEVVVVDRQPGSGLETSYANAGQLSFGYTSPWAAPGIPLKAVQWLFERHAPLSIRPTCHWHQYLWLAHMLRHCTAKRYALNKSRMVRITEYSRESLDALSAETGIVFEGRRLGTTQLFRTQQQLDAAARDIEVLAQYGIPYEILSPDQIARFEPGLVDGGAGLAGALHLPNDQTGDCHLFTQRLAALAAGRGVEFRYGCTVQRLEVEGRRVVGAWIDGMLERADCCVVALGSYSPPLLVPLGLRLLVYPLKGFSLTLPIVDASRAPISTVLDESYKIAITRFDQRIRIGGMAEVAGYDLSLNGRRRATLEMVVQDLFCGGGDLARGEFWTGLRPATPDGTPVIGATPYAGLFLNTGHGTLGWTMSSGSGRYLADLICGRPGGIDGEGLDIFRYLPPTVCRP from the coding sequence ATGCGTGTACTGATTCTAGGAAGTGGCGTCATCGGTACGACCAGTGCATGGTATCTGGCCAAGGCGGGTTGCGAGGTTGTGGTGGTTGACCGTCAGCCTGGTTCTGGTTTGGAGACCAGTTATGCCAATGCTGGTCAGCTTTCATTTGGTTATACCTCGCCCTGGGCGGCGCCAGGTATTCCGTTAAAGGCGGTTCAATGGTTGTTCGAGCGGCATGCGCCGTTGTCGATTCGTCCAACGTGCCATTGGCATCAGTATCTTTGGTTGGCGCACATGTTGCGTCATTGCACGGCCAAACGCTATGCATTGAATAAGTCGCGTATGGTGCGTATCACGGAGTACAGCCGTGAAAGTTTGGATGCGTTATCTGCTGAGACCGGGATCGTATTCGAGGGGCGCCGCTTGGGTACGACGCAATTGTTCCGGACCCAGCAGCAGCTTGATGCCGCTGCTCGAGATATCGAGGTCTTGGCGCAGTACGGTATTCCATACGAGATACTCAGTCCGGACCAGATTGCCAGGTTCGAGCCCGGTTTGGTCGATGGTGGTGCCGGCTTAGCGGGTGCACTGCACTTGCCCAATGACCAGACGGGGGATTGCCATTTATTCACCCAACGGTTGGCTGCATTGGCTGCTGGGCGTGGTGTCGAGTTCCGTTACGGCTGTACGGTGCAACGCTTGGAAGTGGAGGGTCGTCGTGTCGTCGGTGCTTGGATCGACGGCATGCTGGAGCGTGCTGATTGCTGTGTGGTAGCGCTCGGCAGCTACTCGCCACCGCTATTGGTGCCCCTGGGCCTACGCTTGCTGGTGTATCCGTTAAAAGGGTTTTCGTTGACGTTGCCCATTGTCGATGCGTCGCGTGCACCCATCTCCACGGTGCTCGACGAGAGTTACAAAATCGCGATCACTCGTTTCGATCAACGTATCCGTATTGGTGGTATGGCGGAGGTGGCTGGTTACGACTTGTCGCTGAATGGGCGTCGCCGCGCCACGTTGGAGATGGTTGTGCAGGATCTGTTCTGCGGTGGTGGTGATCTGGCGCGTGGTGAGTTTTGGACTGGCCTGCGCCCGGCGACGCCGGATGGCACGCCGGTGATTGGTGCCACGCCATATGCCGGTCTGTTTCTTAATACAGGCCACGGTACCCTTGGTTGGACCATGTCGTCCGGTTCGGGTCGCTATCTGGCCGACTTGATATGTGGTCGACCCGGTGGGATTGACGGTGAAGGATTAGACATTTTCCGCTACCTGCCACCCACTGTTTGCCGCCCGTAA
- the msrB gene encoding peptide-methionine (R)-S-oxide reductase MsrB: MNLTFDLTPPSPSQREALIATLNAEERRILLQHGTEAPFCSKWLDNQHLGIYTCRLCGLPLFHSDAKFASGTGWPSFFEPYTQAHISKRHDTSHGMIRTEIVCARCNSHLGHVFPDGPPPSSERYCLNSVSLTFIPAGTVLPDRLHRGDNTAYHT, encoded by the coding sequence ATGAATCTTACTTTCGACTTGACCCCGCCATCCCCATCACAACGTGAGGCATTGATTGCCACACTCAACGCCGAAGAACGCCGCATCCTCCTGCAACACGGCACAGAAGCCCCGTTCTGCAGCAAATGGCTGGACAACCAGCACCTCGGAATCTACACCTGCCGCCTGTGCGGCCTGCCGCTGTTCCACTCCGATGCCAAGTTCGCATCCGGCACCGGCTGGCCAAGTTTTTTTGAACCCTATACCCAGGCGCACATTAGCAAACGACACGACACCAGCCACGGCATGATCCGCACCGAAATCGTCTGCGCACGCTGCAATAGCCACCTTGGCCACGTCTTCCCAGACGGCCCACCACCAAGTAGCGAGCGCTATTGTCTGAATTCGGTCTCACTCACTTTCATCCCGGCCGGCACCGTGCTCCCGGACCGATTGCACCGCGGCGATAACACGGCATACCACACCTGA